The following nucleotide sequence is from Tardiphaga alba.
CTCCTCCGCCAGCGTGAAGAAGCCATCGACCTGGACCGGCCCCGAAGGCATCCGCATCGGCATGACGCTGGACGAGGTCGCGAAGATCAATGGCCAGCCGTTCAAGCTCAACGGCTTCGAATGGGATTATGGCGGCTATGTCGTCGATCTCAAAGGCAAGCTCGCCAGCCTTCCCGGCGGCTGCAGCATGACGCTCCGCTTCTCGCCCGGCATGGCGCTGGATGCGAAGAAACATGCGGGGCTGATCGGCGAGAAGAAGCTGTCGTCATCGGACGCAAAACTGCTGGCGGTGAAGCCGGTGCTGGTGAGTTGGAGCATTGGTTACGCTGACTAAGCGCCTTGACGAAGTAAGGAATATTCCTTACCTTGGGTCATCAGCAATGCGGAGCAATCCAATGGCTCGCACATTCGAAGAGACCAGCACGATCACATCCAAGGGACAGACCACAGTCCCGAAATCCGTGCGTCAGGCCCTCGGTCTCAGCGAAGGCGACCAGATCGCGTTTCTCGTGGACGAACGCGGCGTGACGTTACGGCGTGCAGATGAGTCTGAAGATGATCCGGCGATCGCTGCCTTTCTGACATTTCTCGCGAAAGACATCGGAGCCAATCCGGAACGGCTACAAACGCTGTCGCCTGAGATGATGGAACGCATCGCCGAACTCACCGACGGGATAGTGTTCGATCCTGACGAGCCTATTGAAGGCGAGGTCGATCTCTGACTCCGGCGTATTGTCGCTCATGATCATCAACGGCTGGTCGATCTACGCGCATCCGCTCTTTCTCAATCAGGTGACTCGCCTGGTCGAGGGTGTTGAGCGCGACCGCATAAAAGATCCGACCAGCTACCAAGCCAGACCGAACGCCAAACTGCTGAAAGCCATCCGCACGATTACGCAGGAGCGCATTCCGCACGACCCGACCGACAGGCGCTACCGCCTCGGCTCTACACTCGGCAGCAGTCACAAACATTGGTTTCGCGACAAGTTCGGCAACAGTCGTTTTCGGCTGTTCTTTCGTTTTGACATGAAAGCGAAGGTCATCGTCTATGCGTGGGTGAATGACGAAACAACGCTGCGGACCTACGGAAAGAAGACAGACGCTTACGCTGTTTTCACTTCGATGCTGACTGACGGAAATCCGCCGGATAGCTGGGACAACTTACTGGCCTCCTGCTCCGATCCAGAGATCGTCGCGAAAGCAGCTGCGTTACTTAAAAATAACTCGGATTGATTGCCTCGACAGAAGCAAGCTCGCCAGCCTGCCCGGCGGCTGCGGCCTGATGCGCCGCTTCTCGCCGGGCGTGGCGCTGGATGCAAAGAAACATGCAAGCCTGATCGGCGAGAAGAAGCTGTCGTCATCGGACGCGAAGCTGCTCGCGGTGAAGCCGGTGCTGACGAGTTGGAGTGTGGGGTATGGGGAGTGATGCGCTAGACGGCCGAAGAATGAACACAGATATCTCTCGACGGTCAACGAGCCGCTCCTTCCGGTAAAATCACTCCGTGCGCTTTAACCGGAGCGTTCAAACAGTGGACGAGAAAATCAGACAACCAGTCCCATAACGCGCGCAAATGATCTGGGGACGGCGCAAAATTGGGAGAGTGAACATAACGATTTAACGTATCTGCAGACAATAGAACGTCATTCTGCGGGAATTTACTAAGGAGCTCAAAGTACTTCTGATCAATCTTACCCGCCCTCTTCAGATCTTCTGTCACCCTGAGAACACGACGCGCCAACGTGTCATTACTACTGACAGTCGCCAGTTTCGTTTGAGAGATGTAGTTCTCAACAGACAGCTCAACGAGCACTCTCAAGAGCACCGAAATTGCATTTGCGTGATCGTCCAAATTTAGATGGAATTGCAACTCCTCCCAGATCGCCTTATGGCGATGCAGGCGCCCTGCCCAAGCAATTGAATAATTGACGTTAGGGATTAAGCTGACTCGTTTTTGAGGTCGAGAAATCTTTGTAGGTACAGGACGCTTCGCTGCTGGCTGCTCTTCACCATCCTGCGCGACAGGTTTACTCGCCAGCGAATTTGCCGCTGTTGGAAGAACCCCCTCACTCTCAAGCCCATCAAGATAGGAGCGCTTCCCGTCAATATCCCAGATATCGCCGAGAACGTAGTCCCGACTCGCGAAGTCCTGCGCAATTCGACGAAGCGCTCGGAGGACTACAGGTTTATCATGCGTGAACTCGAATTTTCCTCCTGCACCAGTGAAACCAACTCGATTCCGAAAAGACTCGCCTGACAACAAACGGTTTATATTTGAGCGCGGCATTTTTTTCGTGGGCAACATACCGGCTTCTGCAAGGCGTTTCTCTATCTCATCGGCAGCATTGAAGCCATTTCCTCGCCCTGTACGATTGATGAAGTTCGACTTCATCCTATCGTCCCAAGTAGATTGACCAACGCCGCCTTGTGAACCGGTGTGCCTACGAAACAGGATATCGTCTATGCGATCTCGATCTTGTTCAATCTGACACTGAACGGTGGTTGGAAAATCTCCCTTCCACTTGGACCGTTGTTCCGCAAAAAACTCCTGCAGCTCGATTGTCGGCGCTCTTCTCGGTTGAAGTAAGAGCTTTAAGCAAGTCATTCGACGATTACCGTCAAACAAGATAAAATGGTCGCCCTCTGGGAAAACTAATGGAGGTTCGAATACCTGACCGCTCGCAACCAGATCCTTGGCGAGGTTGCGCATGTGCGTTTCAAAATTGTTGAACAGCCACGCAATCGCTGCAGTCTCATTTTCCAATTCACCGTGTCGGTCGTTGGCACGATTAACTAGCAAAGCGTCCAGCTTAATTGATCTATAACTCATCGCTTTCCCCCCGACCGGAGCATAACTCAAGTCTACCCTCGGCTGTAAATATCCACCCTGGTTGTTGACAAAATTCCTACATCACCCTATCCTCTTCCCGTCCTGTTCACGAGGGGCGCTTCTCGAGGGCGTCTTGAGCGGTGGGGCAGGATACGGAGCCCGCGGCCTTGCCTCGCAAGCAGGACTCGGGAGGCCGGGGGCTACCGTCCGTCCCCACTAAGAGGGGCTGCCGATAGTTCGGCTGAGACGGCACAGGCGAACGGCGGAGAAATCCGTCGGGATCAGCGAAACCGAAACTTGCCAAGGCAGGGAGTAAGGGACGCGCCGGTGCATAAAAAGAACGGTCCTTCAGCCAAAAGTCCCGTGATGGCGCGCCGAGAGGCGTTGCGATGGGTGGAGGCTGACGTTTCAGCCCGAACACATCGCCCGGACGACCCGAATTGCGCTTCTTGGCGCGTCATTCCCCTCACTCTGCGAGGGGGAAAACAGGGACCTCCACTTCGCGCCGCGAACGCGACAAGGACGGCGCGTGCGCGCTGCCAATTTTTCCCGGACGTGGCTGTTTGACATGGTGGAGATGAGAGATCGGCAAAGCTCACGGCCGTAGGATGGGTAGAGCGTAGCGAACCCCATCACCACCAACGCAAGAGGCGATGGGTTTCGCTGCGCTCTACCCATCCGACGAATTGCGTCACTTCCCCTGATCAACTCACCTTTCCCGCACCGCGACATCGGCACAGGACACCGCCGCGCAAGCCTCATTCCGTTACATGCGCATCGGGCATGGCCGGGCTGCGCAGGGAATGTCAGCGCAGGGCTGTACAAGCTGCGATGTTCCGTCGCAGTTAAAGCAGATAGTCTGCGCGACAGCCGGTCGCAGCAAGCGCCACAAACGGGATGGAACAGCGATGCCCAAAAAGCCCTGGTACAAGATCCTCTATATCCAGGTGATCATCGCCATCATCATCGGCGTGGCGCTCGGTTACTTCTATCCCGATGCCGGCAAGGCGCTGAAGCCACTCGGCGATGGCTTCATCGCGCTGATCAAGATGATGATCGCGCCGGCGATCTTCTGCACCGTGGTGCATGGCATCGCCTCCATCGGCGACATGAGCAAGGTCGGCCGCATCGGCGGCAAGACGCTTCTGTATTTCGAAGTGGTGTCATCGCTCGCGCTGCTGATCGGCCTCTTGGTCGGACATTTCCTGCAGCCCGGCGCGGGCTTTAATATCGATCCCGCCACGCTCGATGCGAAATCGGTGGCCAGCTACGTGACGCGCGCCAAGGAGGAGAGTTTCGTCACCCATCTGATGGCGATCATCCCGACCTCCTATTTCGACTCGCTGGCCAAGGGCGACCTGCTGCAGGTGCTGCTGGTGGCGATCCTGTCGGGCTTTGCGATCTCGCATATGGGCAAGCCCGGCGAGCGCATCGCCGAAGGCATCGACCTCGCCGGCAAGATGTTTTTCCGCATCATCGGCATGATCGTTTATCTCGCGCCGATCGGCGCCTTCGGCGCCATGGCCTTCACCATCGGCTCGTTCGGGCTCGGTGCGCTGGTCAATCTCGGCTATCTCATCGTCACGTTCTATGCGGCGTCGCTGCTGTTCATCCTGCTGGTGCTGGGCGGCATCGCGCGGGCCTTCGGCTTCTCCATCCTGCGCTTCATCGCCTATATCAAGGATGAACTGCTGATCGTGCTCGGCACGTCGTCGTCGGAGACGGTGCTGCCGCGCATGATCACCAAGATGGAAGCGCTCGGCGCATCCAAGCCCGTGGTCGGCCTGGTGATCCCGACCGGCTACAGCTTCAATCTCGACGGCACCAATATCTACATGACGCTGGCCACGCTGTTTCTGGCGCAGGCGACCAATACGGATCTCTCCTACGGGCAGATGGCTGCGATCCTCGGCGTTGCCATGCTCACCTCGAAGGGTGCCTCGGGGGTGACGGGCGCGGGCTTCGTGACGCTGGCGGCGACGCTGTCGATCATTCCCGACATTCCGATCACCTCGCTGGCGATCATTGTCGGCATCGACAAGTTCATGAGCGAATGCCGCGCGCTCACCAACCTGATCGGCAATGGCGTCGCCACCATCGTCATCAGCCGCTGGGAAGGCGAGCTCGATGCGCACAAGCTGCATGAGGCCATGGCCCATCCCATCGCCTTCGGCGAAGAGATGGAGCATGTGCCGCTGGATCAGGATCCGATGAAGCCGGTGGTGTAGTTCTTGTAGCCTGGATGAAGCGAAGCGAAATCCAGGGACAACACAGCCAATTGAAACGCCGGTCCCCGGATTGCGCTTCGCTCCATCCGGGCTACGGTTTGGAGCCCGGCATCAGCACTTCGATCGCTTCCGCGCTGGCGGCGGCTTCCGATAGCAGCAGATATTTCCCGTCCTGCAAGGTCGCCGCGCTGGCGACGACCACCGCGCGCTTCGGGCAGATGCCGAGGCAACTCGTCATCACCACGCGCGGCGGCTTCACATCCTGCGCGCGACTGCGATCTTTGGAATCGGATTTCAGCGCCTTGCGCAGCTTCTTGCCGTCATCGATGCGGCCGAGGCATTTCTTGCAGACGAGGATCGGCGGCGCGCGGCGCAGCCTTGCAGGGATCACGGGTTTGGGAGCCATCACGTTTATATAGACGCCCGGCTCCCGATTGCGATCACCCGGACCGACGGTTGGACGTATTCTGCACCAGGTTTCCGTGCGCGGCCTGCTCGCGAATATTGTGCTTCTCGTCGTCGCGATGGCCCTTGGTGGTGTCGAGCGGCACTTTCGGCACGTTCCACGGCCCTTTGTCGCTGCGGTTTTCTTCGGGGACCGGCAGGATGTGTTTGGTCATATGTCCCTCCGTTCTTGAACGCTCCGACAACGCTGCGCGATCAGCCACGTTCCGGTGCTCGCCGCGTCCATGTCGTCACGTAGGAACAAGCGTGAACCTTTGAACCTCCGGTCGCGTTGATTTGACGCAATTGGGTGGGTCGGGGGAAGCGCATGAAAATCGCGTTGTTGATCTTGCTGGGATTGGTCCTTGGACTGCTCGGCGGCGCCGCATTGGGCCTCGGTGCCGGCATTGCCTGGGTCGAATTGTTCAAGACCAGCAATTTCGAAGGCTACAGCGCCATGCTGGTGTTTTTCACCTTCACCCCCATCGGCGCGTTGATTGGTGCCGTGGTCGGCGCCCTTCTGTTCGGCGTCTTTGCCGCCCGCCCCACCGAACTTAGCGTGGAATATCTGCAGCATCGCGATCGCGATAGCACGCGTTGATAGACCCCCGGGCGCCGCCCCGCGCCTCACCACCACGTGATTGTGCATTGCAAAAATTAACTTGCAAATTGCGTGTAATTATATTACTTTAAGCTTCAATTGATTGCCGTACTTGCCCGAGCCGTTTTTGCGGTGCTCGGGCTTTTCGTTGCCAAAAACATTCAGGACCACAGCAAATGACAGAGCACAGCCTCTGGCGTTTCGCGCGTGCATTGCATCGTGCGATCAACGAACACCAATTCGACGACCTTGCCGCCATGATCGACGACAATGTCGAATGGGCCGTGTATGGGCCGATCGACATGTTTCCGTTTCTCGGTGCGCGTCACGGAAAGACCGCCGTACTCGATGTTTGCCGGCAGATTGCCGACAATGTTCGCGTGCATCGCTATGAGCGCGAGTCGATCATCCTCGGCGAAGAGTCCGCTTCGACCATGATGCGCTACTCGCTGACGGCGCTCGACACCAACCGGCCGATCAGCCTGCGCCTCGCACAATTCGCCCAGTTCCGTGCCGGCCGCCTGGTCAGCATGCGCGTCGTCGTCGATACATTCGATCTGGTCGAGCAGGCATTGGGCCGCGCCATTCACCTGCCCAAGATTGCGTGATCGCGATCCTCCGACGCTTCCGTGCCTGATGTTGCGGTGCCATAATTCTGCCGATCCTCGTGGTATCATCTGGGGATCGACGCGATCTGCTGGGCATGGGCACGATGGCTGCGCTTCCGACTTTGACATCTCGATCTGTATTGGCCGTCGCGATCATCGTCACGGCCCTGTCGGCGCCTGCGATGGCACAAAATCCGACACAGAATCCCTGGAGCGGCATCAACGATGTCGATCTGCACGATCTCGCGCCGCCGCCGGGCGAAATCGAACCCGTCGATACGTCGCCGATGCCGAAAGCCGATGCATCGGACCCTGACTGGGCGCAGCTCGACGGCGGCCACGCGCCGATGGCCAGGGGCTCCCTGCGCGAGCGGAAATCCTCGCTGATCGTCGGCAAGCAGACTTCGTCCTGGAATTCGAACGACAGCAACGGCGCCTCGGCGGTGTCCGTGAAGCAGTCGGTGACGCCGTTCTGGGATACGAGGATCGGCGCCGACATGAATGTCGCGCGCCAGTCGGCACCGCGCAGCGCGCAGGATGCCTATCGCAACCAGTTCGGCGACGGCACGCAGGTCGGCCCCTCCAGCGGATCGGCATGGGCTGCGATGACAGCGCCCGGCGTCGCCTCGATCTGGGACCAGACCTCCATCGAGGCCCGCGTCGATCCCGGCTCGGACCAGACCAAGCTCGGCACCTCGCTGAGCAAGTCGCTGCCCATTGCCGGCAACCAGTATTCGCTGACGCTGCAGAGCGGCTACAACATCATCCAGCAGGGCAGCATTCCGCTGGTGGGCTATAACGGCCGCCCGACGCGGACTTACGAAACCGACCAGTTGGCCCGGTTCAACATCTCGGAAACCGGTACCAGCTTCATCGCCGGCCAGTCGCTCGCGACCACGGACGACAAATGGCTTCGCAAGGTCGGCGCCGAGCAGAAGCTGTTCGGCGGGGTGAATATCTCCGGCTCCATGAGCGAGACCGTGAGCGGCGTCACCAACAAGAGCCTCACCGCCGGTTTCCGGCACAGTTGGTAGTTTAAGTTTACATACACTTTATTCGGGAATTTCTGGCAAAGAACGAGCAGCCGCCGCAGATTGGCCCCGTTCCTGTCAGAATCGGCTGCGCAGATGACAATGTTTTTACATCGTGCGGGGCACCGTCCGCGCGCCACGCGTCGATTAGGAGAACCCCGATGACCGCCACCCGTCCAGAGCAGACCGAAAGCACGACCGAAGACAGCAACCTCGCTGCCGTGTCGGAAGTCGAAGCCGGTATCCGCGACTTCGTCCGCAATGATATCGCCTATCTGCGCCGTCCCGGCGCCAATGGCAGCAACGGCACGACGACCGACGCGACGGGCACAGCCGAGGCCCCCGCTGCTCCGCTGGATTCATCCACCGAAGCGACCGTGAACAGCGTCAATTCGCTGATCCAGCGCGTTGCCGGCACCTCGCTCGCCGAAATCGAGAAGCTGATTTCCGAACTGGAAGGCCTGCGCGACCTGCTGCATGCCGAAGGCCAGCGCGTCCAGCGCGAGATCTCGGGCTATGCCCAGCTCAGCCAGGCCGCCATGAAGTCGACCCGGCTGATCGCCGACAATGTCGCCCAGTGGAAGCGTGCCGCGGACAATCTCCGCCACGACTGATCGGTAAATAACTCCTGTTTTCAAGCGCCGCCCCTGCCCGGGGCGGCGTTTTTCATGGAAATTTCAGAAGTTTAGGCGGAATTTAAATTGAACTTTAACGACATGTCGCCGACCAATTCCTAGGCAGAAAACTGTCAGGGGTCTGGGGAGACATCCGTGCAAACAATTCGACCAAATACCGCCGCGCCGATTCCGGCACGCGCATCCGCGCCCAAGATGGGCACTGTCATTGTTCGATTTGCGGGGCTGTTGGTTCTGGCCGTTGGCCTGATGGCTTGGGCCTGGAGCCGCTAGAAAATCAGGCGGCTATTGTCGCGAGATCG
It contains:
- a CDS encoding type II toxin-antitoxin system PrlF family antitoxin; protein product: MARTFEETSTITSKGQTTVPKSVRQALGLSEGDQIAFLVDERGVTLRRADESEDDPAIAAFLTFLAKDIGANPERLQTLSPEMMERIAELTDGIVFDPDEPIEGEVDL
- a CDS encoding type II toxin-antitoxin system YhaV family toxin, translating into MIINGWSIYAHPLFLNQVTRLVEGVERDRIKDPTSYQARPNAKLLKAIRTITQERIPHDPTDRRYRLGSTLGSSHKHWFRDKFGNSRFRLFFRFDMKAKVIVYAWVNDETTLRTYGKKTDAYAVFTSMLTDGNPPDSWDNLLASCSDPEIVAKAAALLKNNSD
- a CDS encoding dicarboxylate/amino acid:cation symporter yields the protein MPKKPWYKILYIQVIIAIIIGVALGYFYPDAGKALKPLGDGFIALIKMMIAPAIFCTVVHGIASIGDMSKVGRIGGKTLLYFEVVSSLALLIGLLVGHFLQPGAGFNIDPATLDAKSVASYVTRAKEESFVTHLMAIIPTSYFDSLAKGDLLQVLLVAILSGFAISHMGKPGERIAEGIDLAGKMFFRIIGMIVYLAPIGAFGAMAFTIGSFGLGALVNLGYLIVTFYAASLLFILLVLGGIARAFGFSILRFIAYIKDELLIVLGTSSSETVLPRMITKMEALGASKPVVGLVIPTGYSFNLDGTNIYMTLATLFLAQATNTDLSYGQMAAILGVAMLTSKGASGVTGAGFVTLAATLSIIPDIPITSLAIIVGIDKFMSECRALTNLIGNGVATIVISRWEGELDAHKLHEAMAHPIAFGEEMEHVPLDQDPMKPVV
- a CDS encoding (2Fe-2S) ferredoxin domain-containing protein; its protein translation is MAPKPVIPARLRRAPPILVCKKCLGRIDDGKKLRKALKSDSKDRSRAQDVKPPRVVMTSCLGICPKRAVVVASAATLQDGKYLLLSEAAASAEAIEVLMPGSKP
- a CDS encoding nuclear transport factor 2 family protein; translation: MTEHSLWRFARALHRAINEHQFDDLAAMIDDNVEWAVYGPIDMFPFLGARHGKTAVLDVCRQIADNVRVHRYERESIILGEESASTMMRYSLTALDTNRPISLRLAQFAQFRAGRLVSMRVVVDTFDLVEQALGRAIHLPKIA